One stretch of Planococcus sp. PAMC 21323 DNA includes these proteins:
- the ccsB gene encoding c-type cytochrome biogenesis protein CcsB: MTLAEISSSLLYVAFVAYLIATFVFGGAVKGNKEGTFRSESRWGLVAITITLIGFAANLGYFFTRWGATGHAPLSNMFEFTTAFGMTLVGGFIILYFLYKTPVLGMIVLPVALLIIAFASMFPSEVSPLIPALQTNWLAIHVSTVVIAEGILAISAAAGLIYLLKVVDLTKKSKQRMGLEAIMYSLVLVLGFVIASSFFSLTGYEAEFTYVDKEAKDAAVTYTMPPIFGMNEYVALTDDAMTPLVEMPAIVHAGKLTTVVWSILIGTILYWLIRLVSRKRIAAILKPFVKNVNLQLMDEIGYRAVIIGFPIFTLGALIFAMIWAQIAWSRFWGWDPKEVWALITWLFYAAYLHLRLGKGWQGEKSAWLAVLGFVIIMFNLVAVNLIIAGLHSYA; this comes from the coding sequence ATGACGTTAGCTGAAATAAGTTCAAGTTTATTATACGTAGCCTTTGTCGCTTATCTTATCGCAACGTTTGTTTTTGGTGGTGCGGTCAAGGGAAACAAAGAAGGAACCTTTAGATCAGAGTCACGATGGGGTCTGGTTGCAATCACCATTACCCTTATCGGCTTCGCTGCCAATCTTGGTTATTTCTTCACGAGATGGGGAGCAACAGGTCATGCACCACTTAGTAATATGTTCGAATTTACAACAGCATTTGGAATGACTTTAGTTGGCGGATTTATCATTTTATACTTCTTGTATAAAACGCCTGTATTGGGCATGATTGTTTTGCCGGTCGCATTATTAATCATTGCATTTGCGAGCATGTTCCCGAGTGAAGTGAGCCCACTTATTCCAGCTCTTCAAACAAACTGGTTAGCGATTCACGTTAGCACAGTAGTTATTGCAGAAGGAATTTTGGCAATTAGCGCAGCTGCGGGATTGATTTATTTATTAAAAGTTGTAGATTTAACAAAAAAATCGAAGCAACGTATGGGCTTAGAAGCCATTATGTATTCACTTGTGCTAGTTCTCGGGTTTGTTATAGCTAGTAGTTTCTTTTCGTTAACAGGTTATGAAGCGGAATTTACTTACGTTGATAAAGAAGCTAAAGATGCTGCTGTGACGTACACAATGCCGCCAATCTTCGGCATGAATGAATATGTTGCATTAACGGATGATGCTATGACACCGCTTGTTGAAATGCCTGCAATTGTACACGCAGGAAAATTGACAACTGTTGTATGGTCAATTTTGATTGGTACAATTCTTTATTGGTTGATTCGTTTAGTTTCCAGAAAACGGATAGCGGCGATTTTAAAACCATTTGTTAAAAATGTTAACTTGCAATTAATGGATGAAATTGGTTATCGTGCCGTAATCATTGGATTTCCTATATTTACATTAGGTGCATTAATTTTCGCTATGATTTGGGCACAAATTGCTTGGTCTCGTTTCTGGGGCTGGGACCCGAAAGAAGTATGGGCATTGATCACATGGTTATTCTACGCTGCTTACTTGCATTTGCGTTTAGGCAAAGGGTGGCAAGGTGAGAAATCTGCCTGGCTGGCTGTTCTTGGTTTTGTAATCATCATGTTTAACTTGGTTGCTGTAAACTTAATAATCGCCGGGTTGCATTCTTACGCATAA
- a CDS encoding cytochrome c biogenesis protein ResB, translating into MEKLQCQCGHTNPPGTKLCESCGRSLTEQDQNSKLVDMRYEGTARRSQTYNKSIIDKIWNFFSSVKVGVSIIVVLLVAAAIGTILPQQAFVPANTEATIKDYYADTYGVVGQIYHTLGFHDLYSSSWFIILVGMLAISLIIASLDRFVPLYKSLKNQRVLRHPSFMNKQRIYAEGPGAEDTLTKAEEKLTELKYKVRTDKNGLLAEKGRYSRWGPYVNHIGLIIFLFGVMLRMMPGFYIDESLWIREGETRAIPEVPGYYLENKNFELENYSGEGGEEIFGEALDRVGTVAKNYQTDIVLYKKKEDALPGAVDGQEVVKEYPIRVNQPLKFDGYAIYQMDFRLDELKAMTFSFINKETEESFGELTIDLIDPKKDYELDDGASVKLIGYYPDFSGFENGEPQTATPLPNNPGFLVKLFTPDTPEGETSFITIKNTVEPLGDNDYKLAFQSVETRDVSGLTVRKDRTLPILGLGGLIFMIGVAQGMYFNHRRFWIQHKTDGTILLAGHTNKNWFGLKKDLDQVVEYASLPAYTDQQDEIDKQEKVEKEGEVLS; encoded by the coding sequence ATGGAAAAATTGCAATGTCAATGCGGTCATACAAATCCGCCGGGTACGAAACTATGTGAATCGTGCGGTCGATCTTTGACTGAACAAGATCAAAACAGCAAACTGGTCGATATGCGCTACGAAGGAACAGCAAGACGCTCACAAACTTATAATAAATCGATTATCGATAAAATTTGGAATTTTTTCTCGAGTGTTAAAGTCGGTGTTAGTATTATTGTGGTATTGCTAGTAGCTGCAGCAATTGGGACAATTTTGCCACAACAAGCATTTGTTCCTGCTAATACAGAAGCAACGATTAAAGACTATTACGCGGATACGTATGGCGTAGTCGGACAAATCTATCACACACTTGGTTTTCATGATTTGTACAGCTCATCTTGGTTTATTATATTGGTTGGAATGCTAGCCATTTCGTTAATTATTGCTAGCTTAGACCGTTTTGTTCCTCTTTATAAATCATTAAAAAACCAACGTGTGTTACGTCATCCAAGCTTTATGAACAAGCAGCGAATTTACGCTGAAGGACCTGGAGCAGAAGATACGCTAACTAAAGCAGAAGAAAAATTAACCGAATTGAAATATAAAGTCCGCACAGATAAAAATGGCTTATTAGCTGAAAAAGGCCGTTACTCTAGATGGGGTCCTTATGTTAATCACATCGGACTGATCATATTTTTATTTGGGGTTATGCTGCGCATGATGCCAGGATTTTATATTGATGAAAGTCTTTGGATTCGTGAAGGAGAAACACGAGCTATTCCTGAAGTGCCGGGTTATTACTTGGAAAACAAAAACTTCGAACTAGAAAATTATTCAGGTGAAGGCGGAGAAGAAATCTTCGGTGAAGCACTGGATCGTGTCGGCACTGTTGCAAAAAATTACCAAACGGACATTGTTTTGTACAAAAAGAAAGAAGATGCATTGCCTGGAGCAGTTGATGGACAGGAAGTGGTAAAAGAGTATCCGATTCGCGTAAACCAACCGTTAAAATTTGATGGGTACGCTATTTATCAAATGGACTTCCGTCTAGACGAGCTTAAAGCGATGACTTTCTCATTTATTAACAAAGAAACAGAAGAATCTTTTGGTGAACTGACTATTGATTTGATTGATCCGAAAAAAGATTATGAACTTGATGATGGAGCTTCTGTTAAATTGATTGGTTATTACCCGGATTTTTCAGGGTTTGAAAATGGTGAACCACAAACGGCTACACCATTACCGAACAACCCAGGCTTTTTAGTGAAATTGTTTACTCCGGATACACCAGAAGGAGAAACAAGCTTTATCACGATTAAAAATACGGTTGAGCCTTTAGGTGACAATGACTATAAATTAGCTTTCCAAAGCGTTGAAACACGAGATGTTTCTGGGTTAACAGTTCGTAAAGACAGGACTTTACCGATTCTTGGACTTGGCGGTTTAATCTTTATGATTGGTGTAGCTCAAGGGATGTATTTTAATCACCGTAGATTCTGGATTCAGCATAAAACTGACGGGACCATTTTACTAGCAGGTCACACAAACAAAAACTGGTTTGGCTTGAAAAAAGATTTAGACCAAGTTGTTGAGTATGCATCATTGCCCGCTTACACAGATCAGCAAGATGAAATCGATAAACAAGAGAAAGTGGAAAAGGAAGGTGAAGTATTGTCATGA